A genome region from Micromonospora peucetia includes the following:
- the cbiQ gene encoding cobalt ECF transporter T component CbiQ — translation MFALDVTAHNGRWRLRHPGEKAFLAFGLLACAVALPTWPGAVLSGGTAAALLLGPARVSAVVLLRAARVPVLFVTTSAVPLLVAVQPSGGVSWNPNGAGEALTATGRALAALLCLLLFSATTPLSDVIPRLRRLGVPAAVTEVAGVTYRMIFLLVDSLRTVREAQAARLGYRSWRTAYRSLAGQAAAVFVRAFARARRLEEGLALRGYVGSLAVQVEPRRVSPGFVAATLALLAAVVVASLRLRGPS, via the coding sequence GTGTTCGCCCTTGACGTGACCGCGCACAACGGGCGGTGGCGGCTACGGCATCCCGGCGAGAAGGCGTTCCTCGCTTTCGGGCTGCTCGCCTGCGCGGTGGCGCTGCCGACCTGGCCGGGTGCCGTGCTGTCGGGCGGTACGGCCGCGGCGCTGCTGCTGGGTCCCGCCCGGGTGTCGGCGGTGGTGCTGCTCCGAGCGGCCCGGGTGCCGGTGCTGTTCGTCACCACCTCCGCGGTGCCGCTGCTGGTCGCGGTGCAGCCGTCGGGCGGGGTGAGCTGGAATCCGAACGGTGCCGGGGAGGCGCTGACCGCTACCGGCCGGGCGCTGGCCGCGCTGCTGTGCCTGCTGTTGTTCAGCGCCACGACCCCGCTGTCCGACGTGATCCCACGGCTGCGTCGGCTCGGGGTGCCGGCGGCGGTCACGGAGGTCGCCGGCGTGACGTACCGGATGATCTTCCTGCTCGTCGACAGTCTGCGTACGGTGCGGGAGGCGCAGGCCGCGCGGCTTGGCTACCGGTCCTGGCGCACGGCGTACCGGTCACTGGCGGGGCAGGCAGCCGCCGTGTTCGTCCGGGCCTTCGCCCGCGCCCGCCGGCTGGAGGAGGGGCTGGCCCTGCGGGGCTACGTCGGTTCGCTTGCCGTGCAGGTCGAACCGCGGCGCGTCTCCCCCGGCTTCGTGGCAGCGACCCTGGCGCTGCTGGCCGCTGTCGTCGTCGCCTCGCTCAGACTGCGGGGACCTTCGTGA
- a CDS encoding energy-coupling factor ABC transporter substrate-binding protein, with translation MKRFTRINLLLLLAVVALAIAPLVLGLGDSAEEPFIGADALAEQTIIEDHPDHEPWFSSIYEPPSGEIESGLFALQAALGAGFLGYYFGVARTRARQRPADTDTSVG, from the coding sequence ATGAAGCGTTTCACCCGGATCAACCTGCTCCTGCTGCTGGCGGTCGTCGCGCTGGCGATCGCGCCACTGGTGCTGGGGCTCGGCGACTCCGCCGAGGAGCCCTTCATCGGCGCCGACGCGCTCGCCGAGCAGACCATCATCGAGGACCACCCGGACCACGAGCCCTGGTTCTCCTCGATCTACGAGCCGCCGTCCGGCGAGATCGAGTCCGGCCTGTTCGCGTTGCAGGCGGCGTTGGGCGCGGGCTTCCTGGGCTACTACTTCGGGGTGGCTCGCACCCGCGCCCGGCAGCGGCCGGCCGATACCGACACGTCCGTCGGCTAG